The genomic window AGGCTCTTTACCTTGTCGGCGACAGCGGCCATGTGTTCGGCATTGTTGATGTCGTATTCAAAAAAGATAAAGTCATCGCGACCGACCAAGTCCTTCACCGTATCGATGGAACTGGCAAAGAAGTTGTCAAAACCGACAACGATGTTTTCTTCTTTCAGCAGCTGGTGCGAAAGTTCGCTGCCGGTCATGCCGGTAGCACCACTTATGACATACAGATTTTTCTTCATGTTAAGCCTCTGTTTAAATTCCTAAAGTCAGACGATCCTTGTAGAATACATCTACCTCGTCCGTATAAAGATCCTGTTCCGCCACGATATCGTACGGGACACATACATGCTCGTATTCCGTCGTTTCGGTATCGAGGATCCCGAACTGCGCGCAAGGATTGATGTTGCGCGGCTGCCCGACAGAACCGGGATTGATAAAAACCGTTTTTTTCTTGTTTCTCGTGCTCGGGGAATCGGCCTTGAAAAGCACCTCGAAGTAGTGGCACACATGGGAATGCGCCGTCAGCACGAAATCGTACGGGGCGTATTCTTCGCGAGTGAGTTCCACAGGTGTAAACTTGCCCCAATACGGGTCGCCCAAGATGCCATGCACCAGCAGGAACTTCTTGCCGTCGATTTCCAGGGAACAAGTGCCATCGCGATTCATCTTGTTATTGATAAAGTCGATGGACTCCTGCGAAAGGTGCTTTTGCGTATAGTGGAGGATGGCGCGCCCGCGGTCTGTCGCGAAACGGGTCGTGTCATTGTCCATGACCGCCTTTTCGTGGTTTCCCCAAATCTTCGCAACAAACTTGTCGTCCATACTGCGAATCATGTCCACGATTTCGTTCGGGCGCATGCCGTAATTGACAAGGTCTCCCAGCAACACGAACTTGTCGACATGGCGACGTCCGACTTCTTCGAGCACCGCATTCAA from uncultured Fibrobacter sp. includes these protein-coding regions:
- a CDS encoding metallophosphoesterase family protein: MRLALLSDIHANVTALNAVLEEVGRRHVDKFVLLGDLVNYGMRPNEIVDMIRSMDDKFVAKIWGNHEKAVMDNDTTRFATDRGRAILHYTQKHLSQESIDFINNKMNRDGTCSLEIDGKKFLLVHGILGDPYWGKFTPVELTREEYAPYDFVLTAHSHVCHYFEVLFKADSPSTRNKKKTVFINPGSVGQPRNINPCAQFGILDTETTEYEHVCVPYDIVAEQDLYTDEVDVFYKDRLTLGI